Proteins encoded by one window of Anopheles maculipalpis chromosome 2RL, idAnoMacuDA_375_x, whole genome shotgun sequence:
- the LOC126559052 gene encoding uncharacterized protein LOC126559052, with product MKSLRLQLKSLYAIVLSLLLLTSAFYVDASSELLECPANRALAQRSKRWILSYPINGGVAKMVFGFLSPVRFHHPLPRSLNLSLNIQANYRILPTIIFPRPESIFKNRANSEYTDTSRKQFYEMVEHMLTGWNRNGRFCLLRTICEVAETSLRHNGLVGELFEVIFTPHETDQLESEYTMARKYGANGVDCMRMYSDCPLGHGLLDTISAIQM from the exons ATGAAATCTCTTCGCTTACAGTTAAAATCATTGTACGCGATCGTGCTGTCGCTACTTCTACTAACGTCCGCATTTTACGTCGATGCATCGTCTGAGTTGCTTGAGTGTCCGGCCAATCGTGCCCTGGCGCAACGTTCCAAGCGCTGGATCTTGAGCTATCCCATCAACGGTGGTGTGGCAAAGATGGTGTTTGGTTTCCTGTCTCCAGTACGATTCCATCACCCACTACCGCGCAGTTTGAACTTATCGTTGAACATTCAGGCTAACTATCGTATCCTGCCCACTATCATCTTCCCTCGTCCGgaatcaatatttaaaaatcgagCTAACAGTGAGTACACCGACACGTCCCGGAAGCAATTCTATGAAATGGTAGAACACATGCTAACCGGATGGAACCGTAATggtcggttttgtttgttgcggaCCATTTGTGAGGTTGCCGAAACATCATTGCGACATAATGGATTGGTTGGTGAACTTTTTGAAGTTATATTCAC ACCGCACGAGACCGATCAATTGGAAAGTGAATATACTATGGCACGTAAATACGGTGCAAATGGCGTTGATTGTATGAGGATGTACTCAGATTGTCCTCTAGGGCATGGTTTGCTCGATACCATCAGTGCTATTCAAATGTAA
- the LOC126559872 gene encoding uncharacterized protein LOC126559872, giving the protein MFHPFNHFCKCVFIILILPWHLLASALDELKPVDVGNTTIPLDRVKRLISFPINGGVAKLVLGFLAPVRFHHPLPRSLNCGVNVQANYAIRPDIIFPRPESIFLNRNLEHYTDPDSRQQLYGVLEKILKMMLGSDRTARECMLRTVCEVADTSLHHNGLVGELLDVIFTPQESDTLPSEFLLARRYGANGVNCLKVYSSCPWGMGLLDYVSFIGVED; this is encoded by the exons ATGTTTCACCCATTCAACCATTTTTGCAAGTGTGTCTTCATTATTCTGATACTGCCGTGGCATCTGTTAGCATCGGCGCTTGATGAACTAAAACCGGTAGACGTCGGCAACACAACCATACCGCTGGACCGTGTTAAACGATTGATAAGCTTCCCGATCAACGGTGGTGTAGCGAAGCTGGTGCTAGGCTTTCTGGCACCAGTTCGTTTTCATCATCCGCTGCCGCGCAGCCTAAACTGTGGCGTTAATGTACAAGCGAACTATGCCATCCGTCCGGACATAATTTTCCCCCGACCAGAGTCAATCTTTCTCAATCGCAACCTGGAGCATTATACTGATCCTGACAGTCGACAACAGTTATACGGTGTGTTGGAAAAGATTCTAAAAATGATGCTTGGATCGGATCGAACAGCACGCGAGTGCATGCTTCGGACGGTATGTGAAGTGGCGGACACATCGTTGCATCACAATGGACTAGTAGGGGAGCTTTTGGATGTGATATTTAC ACCACAAGAATCAGATACGCTACCGTCAGAGTTCCTGCTGGCACGCAGGTATGGAGCCAATGGAGTTAATTGCTTGAAGGTGTACTCGTCCTGTCCGTGGGGTATGGGATTGCTGGATTATGTTTCGTTCATTGGCGTGGAAGATTAG
- the LOC126556899 gene encoding cryptochrome-1-like, with amino-acid sequence MTKKTSSIGHFAATSTSGGAVGGTGGVNHFGTGTCGADGSDKQQIPSSGSNQPQQHHDGGKCTAQDQQRQHHHQHHHHQQHHLQQSGSGKLRDKHTVHWFRKGLRLHDNPALREGLRGTKTFRCVFIIDPWFAGSSNVGINKWRFLLQCLDDLDRNLRKLNSRLFVIRGQPADALPKLFKEWGTTCLTFEEDPEPFGRVRDHNISEMCKELGIEVISAASHTLYNLERIIEKNGGRAPLTYHQFQAIIASMDAPPQPEASITLDVIGKATTPQYDDHDDKYGVPTLEELGFETEALRPPVWIGGETEALARLERHLERKAWVASFGRPKMTPQSLLASQTGLSPYLRFGCLSTRLFYYQLTDLYKKIKKACPPLSLHGQLLWREFFYCAATKNPTFDKMAGNPICVQIPWDRNAEALAKWASGQTGFPWIDAIMTQLREEGWIHHLARHAVACFLTRGDLWISWEEGMKVFEELLLDADWSVNAGMWMWLSCSSFFQQFFHCYCPVKFGRKADPNGDYIRRYLPVLKNFPTRFIHEPWNASESVQRAAKCLIGKDYPLPMVNHAIASRANMERIKQVYQHLAKYRTPGSGCYEADCNEKGGSAIAGVMTAAKVQHMNTSSMNDSPSPTTILTSVNSSGNYMCRSNPPAQSDPNGKIITYHQMLSGSAARSSLGGNGSGERSSAGAGEGNKHGDGTVGHNHLMTGKESIPQQQQQTQHHSHQAQNLDQQSQENSNCLANSDQRFGSMADYAAIKPDSLSTLIRAGNLTTAGTRFSNLQDQLSNSLMSLECDVMATKLKPNNYEYERNQNIYNSQFKVEYSDNFNSGYGLRNAVFYGGKHEDENEDTKADSMNNNNHSDELVGDNCGDEQGVHNDAEDDDDESPMTTLEDAGTHSAPHALLFGTDKSKIKQESLMSQSTRMFLEPPKHQSGREAKVHRARCESTDQQSNALHSSSLDAQIKKEQQQITSQQLPAHSMHTDCDYEPDSHKLLADIHRHQQHHQQQQHEQQQHQQQQASLLAAQRLESSQMDQGTDQPMQESPCSEDKIGATD; translated from the exons ATGACGAAAAAAACTTCCTCCATCGGCCATTTTGCGGCCACCAGCACGTCTGGTGGTGCAGTCGGTGGAACGGGTGGGGTGAACCATTTCGGTACCGGGACATGCGGTGCGGATGGTTCCGACAAGCAGCAAATACCGTCGTCCGGGTCGAACcagccacagcaacaccaCGATGGTGGTAAATGCACAGCCCAGGATCAGCAGcgccagcatcatcatcaacatcaccatcaccagcagcaccatttGCAGCAATCGGGCAGTGGTAAACTGCGCGACAAACACACCGTCCACTGGTTCCGCAAGGGATTGCGGTTGCACGATAATCCGGCACTGCGCGAAGGACTTCGTGGGACGAAAACGTTCCGTTGCGTTTTCATCATCGATCCATGGTTCGCCGGTAGCTCAAACGTTGGCATAAACAAATGGAG ATTTCTCCTCCAATGTTTGGACGATCTGGATCGAAACCTACGCAAACTGAATTCGCGCCTGTTCGTGATACGTGGGCAACCTGCGGATGCATTACCAAAGCTGTTCAAAGAATGGGGTACTACCTGCCTGACATTTGAAGAGGACCCCGAACCATTTGGCCGGGTGCGAGACCACAACATTTCGGAGATGTGCAAGGAGCTGGGTATCGAGGTCATCTCGGCCGCATCTCACACGCTGTACAACTTGGAAAG AATTATCGAAAAAAATGGTGGCCGAGCACCGCTTACGTACCATCAGTTTCAAGCCATCATCGCTTCGATGGATGCACCACCACAACCGGAGGCATCCATCACGCTTGACGTGATCGGGAAGGCTACCACACCACAGTATGACGATCACGACGACAAGTACGGGGTGCCGACACTAGAAGAGCTAGGTTTCGAGACGGAAGCACTTCGGCCCCCGGTATGGATCGGTGGTGAAACGGAAGCACTGGCCCGTCTCGAGCGTCACCTCGAACGGAAGGCATGGGTCGCATCGTTCGGCCGGCCCAAAATGACACCACAGTCATTGCTCGCTAGTCAAACGGGTCTGTCACCCTATCTGCGCTTCGGTTGTCTCAGTACGCGCCTGTTCTACTACCAGCTGACCGATCTGTACAAGAAGATCAAGAAAGCATGTCCGCCACTGTCCCTCCACGGACAGCTACTGTGGCGCGAGTTTTTCTACTGTGCCGCTACGAAAAATCCCACCTTCGACAAGATGGCCGGAAATCCGATCTGTGTGCAGATCCCGTGGGATCGGAATGCGGAAGCGCTTGCCAAATGGGCCAGCGGACAGACGGGTTTTCCGTGGATCGATGCGATCATGACGCAGTTACGAGAGGAAGGTTGGATCCATCATCTGGCACGCCACGCTGTGGCGTGCTTTTTGACGCGTGGCGATCTGTGGATATCCTGGGAGGAAGGCATGAAGGTGTTTGAGGAACTGCTGCTCGATGCGGACTGGTCGGTGAATGCGGGCATGTGGATGTGGTTGTCGTGTTCGTCGtttttccaacaatttttTCACTGCTACTGCCCGGTAAAGTTTGGCCGTAAGGCTGATCCGAACGGTGACTACATTCGAAGGTATCTGCCAGTACTAAAG aaCTTTCCAACCCGCTTCATCCACGAGCCCTGGAATGCCTCGGAGAGTGTACAGCGTGCGGCAAAGTGTCTCATCGGCAAGGACTATCCACTACCGATGGTAAATCATGCGATCGCATCTCGTGCCAACATGGAACGCATCAAGCAGGTGTATCAACATCTGGCCAAATACCGTACACCGGGCAGCGGATGCTACGAAGCTGATTGTAATGAAAAGGGAGGCTCGGCGATTGCGGGCGTCATGACGGCAGCTAAAGTGCAGCACATGAACACCAGCAGTATGAACGATAGTCCAAGTCCCACGACAATCCTGACTAGTGTGAACAGCTCAGGAAACTATATGTGCCGTAGCAATCCGCCCGCACAAAGCGATCCCAATGGAAAGATCATTACGTACCATCAGATGCTGAGTGGTTCAGCTGCAAGATCATCACTCGGAGGTAACGGAAGCGGTGAGCGAAGTAGTGCTGGTGCTGGAGAAGGTAACAAACATGGTGACGGCACAGTCGGTCACAATCATTTGATGACAGGAAAAGAATCTAtaccacaacagcaacagcagacaCAGCACCACTCTCACCAAGCACAGAACCTGGATCAGCAGTCGCAGGAAAACAGTAACTGTTTGGCAAACAGTGATCAACGGTTCGGTTCGATGGCTGATTATGCGGCGATCAAACCCGACAGTCTCAGTACGCTCATACGAGCTGGCAATCTGACAACCGCCGGTACGCGCTTCTCCAACTTGCAGGACCAGCTCAGCAACAGTCTCATGTCACTCGAGTGTGACGTGATGGCAACCAAACTAAAGCCCAACAATTACGAGTACGAGCGAAATCAGAATATTTACAACAGTCAGTTTAAAGTAGAGTACAGCGACAACTTTAACTCGGGCTACGGTTTGCGAAATGCCGTGTTCTACGGTGGTAAGCATGAGGACGAGAACGAGGACACCAAAGCGGACAgtatgaacaacaacaaccatagCGATGAACTTGTGGGAGATAATTGTGGCGACGAGCAAGGGGTGCACAACGATGCggaggacgacgacgatgaatcGCCCATGACCACACTGGAGGACGCCGGAACACATTCAGCACCCCATGCCCTTCTCTTTGGCACGGACAAATCTAAAATCAAGCAGGAATCACTGATGTCACAGTCGACGCGCATGTTTCTCGAACCACCCAAACACCAATCCGGGCGAGAAGCTAAAGTCCATCGTGCACGGTGCGAATCAACCGATCAACAATCGAATGCACTTCATAGCTCGTCGTTGGATGCACAGATTAAGAAAGAGCAGCAACAGATCACCTCGCAACAGTTGCCAGCACATTCCATGCACACCGATTGTGATTATGAACCGGACAGTCATAAGCTGTTAGCAGATATTCATCGTCACcagcaacaccaccagcagcaacaacacgaacaacaacagcaccaacaacaacaggctTCTTTGTTAGCTGCTCAACGGCTGGAATCGTCACAAATGGACCAAGGAACCGATCAGCCAATGCAAGAATCGCCGTGCAGTGAAGACAAGATTGGTGCAACCGATTAG